One window from the genome of Cucumis melo cultivar AY chromosome 12, USDA_Cmelo_AY_1.0, whole genome shotgun sequence encodes:
- the LOC103501817 gene encoding probable LRR receptor-like serine/threonine-protein kinase RKF3: MSLSPHLFLLLFTLTSLTTAAIASVECPLNFTVLRQFSQGSSISRSDECQYIRLGLRLVLSQYLKLTGSFLPPVNSSDSCWNSYQSIVNVSWPNFDIRSSCGFQTGWISQGCMNITTKSEFDRIVPKSALDGVVANCNQSLENGSPCASCTTRLAIVQASFLTGPSIGNVTDCPAYPSIYTAAFVNHFGPTDWGTAKCLFSLNPSSSGNSRSKKRNTVVLVVLICCGVAAAVAAVAGGLFFWRKQGKVKKNDRIGRVETGLGSGLESISASTSLVKFTFDEIKRATRNFSRDNIIGRGGYGNVYKGVLLDDSEVALKRFKNCSAAGDAIFAHEVEVISSVRHVNLVALRGYCIATTPMEGHQRIIVCDLMKNGSLYDHLFGFSDQRLSWPIRQKIALGTARGLAYLHYGAQPSIIHRDIKASNILLDENFEPKVADFGLAKFTPEGMTHLSTRVAGTMGYVAPEYALYGQLTERSDVYSFGVVLLELLSGRKALGVRSHDSQPFLVTDWAWTLVREQKAMDVIEEGMPELGSPEVVEKYVLIAVLCSHPQLYARPSMDQVVKMLETELSVPSIPERPIPLVADIDEIERSMSSSSSVQHSGSVGFHSFALQNDHK; encoded by the coding sequence ATGTCACTTTCTCCCCACCTGTTTCTCCTTCTTTTCACCTTAACATCCCTCACCACCGCCGCAATCGCCTCCGTTGAATGCCCTCTCAACTTCACCGTCCTCCGCCAGTTCTCCCAGGGTTCCTCCATTTCCCGCTCCGACGAATGCCAATACATCCGCCTTGGTCTCCGCCTCGTTCTTTCCCAGTACCTTAAACTCACCGGCTCCTTCTTGCCCCCGGTGAACTCTTCCGATTCATGCTGGAATTCTTACCAATCGATTGTGAATGTTTCTTGGCCGAATTTCGACATTCGGAGCTCTTGTGGGTTTCAAACCGGGTGGATTTCTCAAGGCTGTATGAACATAACTACCAAATCGGAGTTTGACAGAATCGTTCCTAAATCTGCCCTTGATGGTGTTGTTGCGAACTGTAATCAATCGCTTGAAAATGGTTCCCCTTGTGCCTCGTGCACGACGAGGCTCGCGATCGTTCAGGCATCGTTCTTGACTGGTCCGTCGATTGGAAATGTCACTGATTGCCCCGCATATCCATCGATCTACACGGCGGCTTTCGTGAATCATTTCGGACCCACCGATTGGGGAACTGCGAAATGTTTATTCTCACTGAATCCTTCTTCGTCGGGGAATTCGAGAAGCAAGAAGCGGAACACGGTGGTGTTAGTTGTTCTAATTTGTTGTGGCGTTGCGGCGGCGGTGGCGGCGGTTGCAGGTGGGTTGTTTTTCTGGCGGAAACAGGGGAAAGTCAAGAAGAACGATAGAATTGGTAGAGTTGAAACAGGGTTGGGTTCTGGATTGGAATCGATTAGTGCAAGCACTAGTTTGGTGAAGTTCACATTCGATGAAATCAAGAGGGCAACAAGGAATTTTAGTAGAGATAACATAATTGGGAGAGGGGGTTATGGGAATGTGTATAAAGGGGTTCTATTAGATGATTCTGAAGTTGCATTGAAGAGGTTTAAGAACTGTTCTGCAGCAGGGGATGCCATTTTTGCTCATGAAGTTGAGGTAATTTCTAGTGTTAGGCATGTTAATCTTGTAGCTTTAAGAGGATATTGTATTGCAACCACTCCAATGGAAGGTCACCAGAGGATAATTGTGTGTGATTTGATGAAGAATGGGAGTCTTTATGACCATTTGTTTGGGTTTTCAGATCAGAGATTGAGTTGGCCTATTAGGCAAAAGATTGCTCTTGGCACAGCTAGAGGATTGGCTTATCTGCATTACGGAGCTCAGCCTTCCATTATCCATAGAGATATCAAAGCCAGCAACATTCTTTTGGATGAAAATTTTGAACCTAAGGTAGCTGACTTTGGTTTAGCTAAGTTTACTCCAGAAGGAATGACTCATTTGAGCACAAGAGTAGCTGGAACTATGGGGTATGTGGCGCCTGAGTATGCCTTATACGGCCAATTGACTGAGAGGAGTGATGTGTATAGCTTTGGAGTTGTTCTACTCGAGCTATTGAGCGGGAGGAAGGCACTTGGGGTGAGGAGCCATGACAGCCAACCATTTCTAGTGACTGATTGGGCTTGGACTTTGGTTAGGGAACAAAAGGCAATGGATGTTATTGAAGAAGGCATGCCAGAGCTGGGTTCTCCGGAGGTTGTTGAAAAGTATGTATTGATTGCTGTCCTTTGTTCACATCCCCAGCTCTATGCCAGACCATCAATGGATCAAGTAGTGAAAATGCTTGAAACTGAGTTATCTGTTCCTTCAATCCCAGAGAGACCCATCCCTTTAGTTGCTGATATTGATGAAATTGAGAGATCTATGAGTAGTAGTAGTTCGGTTCAGCATTCTGGTTCAGTTGGCTTTCATAGTTTCGCATTACAAAATGACCATAAATAG
- the LOC127144407 gene encoding uncharacterized protein LOC127144407, with protein MHDCHVLLHRLLPIGIRAFLPKNVYTAITELCNFFRDLCARTIRVSDLDRLQADIIIILCKLERIFPPAFFSVMVHLAVHLPYETKITGPISYSWMYPIERSLRTLKQYVRNKARLEGSIAEGYVMNESSTFCSRYLRGIETRFTRDERNDDTIVENEVIDDFEIFKQKVRPLGASSVRAISEEEKRLFHWYILNNADEISEYRKKHLRLQRRHAQNSMDLYKIHERAFPEWFRAQVLELRQSANLSDDFFSLAMGPSFDVRCYNGCIVGGVRFHTIELDSRRNTQNSGIMVIGESDSKNDTH; from the exons atgcatgattgtcatgttttattacatcgactgctaccaattggtattcgagcattcttaccgAAGAACGTATACACTGCTATAAccgaattatgtaattttttccgTGACTTGTGCGCCcgaacgataagagtaagtgatctagacagattgcaagcagatatcataatcatactttgtaagttggaaagaatatttccacctgccttttttagcgttatggtgcaccttgccgttcacttaccatatgaaacgaaGATTACTGGTCCGATttcttatagttggatgtatccgaTTGAAAGGAGTCTACGAACGTTAAAGCagtatgttagaaacaaagcacgtcttgaggggtcaattgcagaaggctatgtcatgaatgaatctagcaccttttgttcacgttacctacgtggtatagagactcgattcacaagagatgagcgaaatgatgataccattgtagAGAACGAGGTAATTGatgactttgaaattttcaagcagaaagtacgacccttaggtgcatcaagtgttcgtgctatatcagaggaagagaaacgactcttccattggtacatactGAATAATGCTGACGAAATATcagagtatcgcaa gaaacatttgaggctcCAACGTCGACATGCTCAAAATTCTATGGATTTGTATAAAATACATGAACGAGCATTCCCTGAATGGTTTCGAGCACAGGTGTTAGAACTGCGTCAGTCTGCAAACCTATctgatgatttcttctcactagcGATGGGACCATCCTTTGACGTTCGTTGTTATAATGGATGCATCGTAGGTGGTGTAAGATTTCACACTATTGAACTTGATTCTCGACGAAATACCCAAAATAGTGGAATaatggtcattggtgaaagcgat tcaaagaacgaCACACATTGA
- the LOC103501793 gene encoding 2-methoxy-6-polyprenyl-1,4-benzoquinol methylase, mitochondrial isoform X1, with the protein MALRSVTRRIGSKFFPMFSSANQLHSHATSFGFKEVPEEEKSRLVGNVFSNVASNYDLMNDLMSGGLHRLWKDRLVSELNPFPGMKHLDVAGGTGDVAFRILDRINDVKRRAMQDVREDDLQDQTQVYVCDINPRMLSVGKKRAIERGLGEEGSLIWVEGDAEALSFPDNSMDGYTIAFGIRNVTHIEKVLDEAYRVLRRGGRFLCLELSHVEAPLFKELYDYYSFSIIPAVGELVVGDRESYQYLVESIRKFPSQEKFASMIVDAGFQKVEYENLVGGVVAIHSGLKL; encoded by the exons ATGGCTTTGCGTTCAGTGACTAGAAGGATTGGAAGTAAATTTTTTCCAATGTTTTCTTCAGCCAATCAATTACATTCACATGCTACTAGTTTTG GATTCAAAGAAGTGCCTGAAGAGGAAAAAAGCAGACTTGTTGGTAATGTCTTCAGCAATGTTGCTTCAAATTATGATCTGATGAACGACTTGATGAGTGGTGGACTGCATAGATTGTGGAAAGACAG ACTTGTTTCCGAGCTAAATCCTTTTCCTGGAATGAAGCATCTTGATGTGGCTGGTGGTACAG GTGATGTTGCTTTCAGGATTCTAGACCGTATTAATGATGTGAAACGTAGAGCAATGCAGGATGTTCGAGAAGATGATTTGCAGGATCAAACTCAAGTATATGTTTGTGACATCAACCCACGTATGTTAAGCGTTGGAAAAAAGAGAGCCATTGAGAGGG GTCTGGGAGAAGAAGGATCTCTTATATGGGTGGAAGGAGATGCAGAAGCTTTAAGTTTTCCAGATAATTCAATGGATGGTTACACAATTGCATTTGGAATTAGAAATGTTACTCACATTGAAAAGGTTCTAGATGAAGCTTACAG GGTTCTAAGACGAGGAGGAAGATTTCTTTGCCTTGAGCTAAGCCATGTTGAAGCTCCTCTATTTAAGGAATT ATACGACTATTATTCGTTTTCTATCATTCCAGCTGTTGGAGAGCTAGTTGTTGGTGACCGGGAATCTTATCAATACTTAGTCGAAAGCATCCGTAAATTTCCCTCACAG GAGAAATTTGCTTCCATGATTGTCGACGCAGGCTTCCAGAAGGTCGAGTATGAAAATCTTGTCGGAGGAGTGGTTGCTATACATTCAGGCTTGAAACTTTAG
- the LOC103501793 gene encoding 2-methoxy-6-polyprenyl-1,4-benzoquinol methylase, mitochondrial isoform X2, which translates to MALRSVTRRIGSKFFPMFSSANQLHSHATSFGFKEVPEEEKSRLVGNVFSNVASNYDLMNDLMSGGLHRLWKDRLVSELNPFPGMKHLDVAGGTGDVAFRILDRINDVKRRAMQDVREDDLQDQTQVYVCDINPRMLSVGKKRAIERGLGEEGSLIWVEGDAEALSFPDNSMDGYTIAFGIRNVTHIEKVLDEAYRYDYYSFSIIPAVGELVVGDRESYQYLVESIRKFPSQEKFASMIVDAGFQKVEYENLVGGVVAIHSGLKL; encoded by the exons ATGGCTTTGCGTTCAGTGACTAGAAGGATTGGAAGTAAATTTTTTCCAATGTTTTCTTCAGCCAATCAATTACATTCACATGCTACTAGTTTTG GATTCAAAGAAGTGCCTGAAGAGGAAAAAAGCAGACTTGTTGGTAATGTCTTCAGCAATGTTGCTTCAAATTATGATCTGATGAACGACTTGATGAGTGGTGGACTGCATAGATTGTGGAAAGACAG ACTTGTTTCCGAGCTAAATCCTTTTCCTGGAATGAAGCATCTTGATGTGGCTGGTGGTACAG GTGATGTTGCTTTCAGGATTCTAGACCGTATTAATGATGTGAAACGTAGAGCAATGCAGGATGTTCGAGAAGATGATTTGCAGGATCAAACTCAAGTATATGTTTGTGACATCAACCCACGTATGTTAAGCGTTGGAAAAAAGAGAGCCATTGAGAGGG GTCTGGGAGAAGAAGGATCTCTTATATGGGTGGAAGGAGATGCAGAAGCTTTAAGTTTTCCAGATAATTCAATGGATGGTTACACAATTGCATTTGGAATTAGAAATGTTACTCACATTGAAAAGGTTCTAGATGAAGCTTACAG ATACGACTATTATTCGTTTTCTATCATTCCAGCTGTTGGAGAGCTAGTTGTTGGTGACCGGGAATCTTATCAATACTTAGTCGAAAGCATCCGTAAATTTCCCTCACAG GAGAAATTTGCTTCCATGATTGTCGACGCAGGCTTCCAGAAGGTCGAGTATGAAAATCTTGTCGGAGGAGTGGTTGCTATACATTCAGGCTTGAAACTTTAG